A window of the Microbacterium sp. LWH13-1.2 genome harbors these coding sequences:
- the argB gene encoding acetylglutamate kinase yields the protein MTDIQDTTPDVAAVKAATLIESLPWLKKFRDQIVVVKYGGNAMVSDELQEAFAQDIAYLRYVGVQPVVVHGGGPQISDMLQRLEIPSEFKGGYRVTNTEAISVVRMVLTGQVNPQLVSKINSHGPIATGLSGEDAGLFGGRRRGVVIDGEEIDLGRVGDVVEVDPTPVLDHLAAGRVPVVSSIAPDLDHPGQSLNVNADAAAAALAVALNARKLVILTDVPGLYADWPNRDSLVSHLTSEALIEMLPTLESGMIPKMKACLDAIQGGVDAAAIIDGRVPHSVLVELFTSKGIGTEVVMGSAGTNA from the coding sequence ATGACCGACATCCAGGACACCACGCCAGACGTCGCCGCGGTCAAGGCCGCGACGCTCATCGAGTCGCTTCCGTGGCTGAAGAAGTTCCGCGACCAGATCGTCGTGGTCAAGTACGGCGGCAACGCCATGGTCTCGGACGAGCTGCAGGAGGCGTTCGCGCAGGACATCGCCTACCTGCGCTACGTCGGCGTGCAGCCGGTGGTCGTGCACGGCGGTGGGCCGCAGATCTCCGACATGCTGCAGCGGCTCGAGATCCCGAGCGAGTTCAAGGGCGGTTACCGCGTCACGAACACCGAGGCCATCAGCGTCGTGCGCATGGTTCTCACCGGTCAGGTGAACCCGCAGCTCGTCTCGAAGATCAACTCGCACGGTCCGATCGCGACCGGTCTCAGCGGGGAGGACGCGGGGCTCTTCGGAGGTCGTCGTCGAGGCGTGGTGATCGACGGCGAGGAGATCGATCTCGGTCGCGTCGGAGACGTCGTCGAGGTCGACCCGACGCCCGTGCTCGACCACCTGGCTGCCGGCCGAGTGCCGGTGGTCTCCAGCATCGCGCCCGATCTCGACCACCCCGGTCAGTCCCTCAACGTGAACGCGGATGCCGCGGCTGCAGCCCTCGCCGTGGCGCTGAACGCACGCAAGCTCGTCATCCTCACGGATGTCCCCGGGCTCTACGCCGACTGGCCCAACCGCGACTCGCTCGTCTCGCACCTCACCTCGGAGGCGCTCATCGAGATGCTCCCGACACTCGAATCCGGCATGATCCCGAAGATGAAGGCCTGCCTGGATGCGATCCAAGGCGGCGTCGACGCCGCCGCCATCATCGACGGACGCGTGCCGCACTCGGTGCTCGTCGAACTCTTCACCAGCAAGGGAATCGGAACAGAAGTGGTCATGGGAAGCGCAGGGACGAACGCATGA